Proteins from one Carcharodon carcharias isolate sCarCar2 chromosome 19, sCarCar2.pri, whole genome shotgun sequence genomic window:
- the LOC121291129 gene encoding zinc finger protein 235-like, giving the protein MLMQHHRIHTREKPYKCEVCSKSFTCLSHFRVHQRIHTGEKPFVCHICDKSFSQSSHLRAHQRVHTGEKPFTCEVCDKSFSHLTNLRAHQRIHTGENLFTCEVCNKSFTQLSNLLVHQSTHTGAKPFTCEICEKAFATSTKFLRHQSIHTGEKPFRCEVCEVSFMQSSDLRTHQRIHTGEKPFKCQVCNRAFTQSSTLIQHRRSHTGEKPFKCEVCDKSFSRSSHFRVHQRIHTGEKPFTCEECNKSFLRSSTLHEHQRLHTGEKPFTCEMCDKGFAQLSGLLNHRHIHTMGSYSSINEPSHSEQHS; this is encoded by the coding sequence ATGCTCATGCAACACCATCGCAttcacaccagggagaaaccATACAAGTGTGAGGTGTGCAGTAAATCATTCACGTGCTTATCTCACTTCCGTGttcaccaacgcattcacacaggggagaaaccctttGTGTGTCATAtatgtgacaaatcattctcgcaGTCATCGCACCTCCGTGCACACCAACGCGTTcatacaggggagaaaccatttacatgcgaggtgtgtgacaaatcattctcacatTTAACGAACCTCCGCGCACACCAACGCATTCATACAGGGGAGAATCTGTTCACATGTGAGGTGTGCAACAAATCCTTCACACAGTTGTCAAATCTCCTGGTCCATCAGTCTACCCACACAGGGGCAAAACCCTTCACATGTGAGATTTGTGAGAAAGCTTTTGCGACATCTACAAAGTTCCTGAGACACCAGagcattcacaccggggagaaaccCTTCAGGTGTGAGGTTTGTGAGGTGTCTTTCATGCAATCCTCCGATCTCCGGACGcaccagaggattcacacaggggagaaacccttcaagtgtcAGGTGTGCAACCGAGCATTCACACAGTCATCGACACTTATACAACACCGACGCAgtcacacaggggagaagccattcaagtgtgaggtgtgtgacaaatcattttcACGCTCATCTCACTTTCGTGTACACCAACGAatccacactggggagaaaccattcacatgcgaagagtgcaacaaatcattcttgCGCTCATCGACTCTCCATGAACATCAACGccttcacacaggggagaaacctttCACGTGTGAGATGTGTGATAAGGGCTTTGCACAGTTATCAGGTTTGTTAAACCACCGGCACATTCACACAATGGGTAGTTATTCAAGCATCAATGAGCCTTCACACAGTGAGCAACACTCATGA